In Gemmatimonadaceae bacterium, the following proteins share a genomic window:
- a CDS encoding protein kinase, with the protein MRAHLESVLADRYSLERELGRGGMATVWLARDVRHDREVALKVIDPELAGAIGVERFVREIRLTTRVQHPNIIPVLDSGVCPGPDGEALPWFTMTYVDGESLRQRIDRERQLPIEDATRIAESVAAALQAAHAGGIVHRDIKPENILLAGDHTYVADFGIAKAVLDTGSERLTSTGIVIGTPAYMSPEQASNDVVGQRSDQYALATVMYEMLAGEPPFTGANAQAIIGRRLAETARPIRSVRATVPLPLEAAVLRALERVPADRFASVSDFAAALRSSTASHATTPRRATLGWRGVIAALLIVAVAAASLLVARGLRTTHTPSPEAQAAYRRGMQSYAKRTPIGASDAVASFNAAIGLDSTYGEAWAALAKAYIQAYSRGFVLPGVTRDGIPRLALSALDHSIDADPRNADLWVAKGIVLREIDPTNPAPMLRSFQQAVKMDSTLAQAWQRLGGALMEMGRSDDALAAFRRSVAVDPGYTEGVSFMALAHYWRRQYDSASHWADSAVNVDGSYLLARQAEGYIAVERGEFAHGAAAFEAAKLVTTDIERAHAFAEQALVSARAGRRPEARRLLIQAESIATTFSPTVAHTAIYLSQPYAALGDRDRAIKWLKRYARPADAHFQMHMRCDPPFDPLANDPRFRALLVSPRPTHGC; encoded by the coding sequence GTGCGCGCTCATCTCGAGTCTGTTCTCGCCGACCGCTATTCTCTGGAGCGCGAGCTTGGCCGCGGCGGAATGGCGACGGTGTGGCTCGCCAGAGACGTGCGCCACGATCGCGAGGTGGCGCTCAAGGTCATCGACCCTGAGCTTGCCGGCGCGATCGGCGTCGAACGCTTCGTGCGTGAGATTCGTCTCACCACCCGAGTCCAGCATCCGAACATCATTCCCGTGCTGGACTCAGGCGTGTGCCCCGGCCCCGACGGCGAAGCGCTGCCCTGGTTCACGATGACGTACGTCGACGGCGAATCACTGCGGCAGCGCATCGACCGCGAACGTCAGCTTCCGATCGAAGACGCGACGCGGATCGCCGAGTCGGTCGCCGCGGCACTGCAGGCCGCGCACGCCGGTGGAATCGTGCACCGGGACATCAAGCCCGAGAACATCCTGCTCGCCGGCGATCACACATACGTCGCCGACTTTGGCATCGCCAAGGCGGTGCTCGACACGGGAAGCGAGCGTCTGACGAGCACTGGCATCGTCATCGGGACGCCCGCCTACATGAGCCCCGAGCAGGCGAGCAACGACGTCGTGGGCCAGCGAAGCGACCAATACGCGCTGGCGACGGTGATGTACGAGATGCTCGCCGGCGAACCGCCGTTCACGGGCGCGAACGCGCAGGCGATCATCGGGCGCCGGCTCGCCGAAACGGCTCGGCCGATTCGGTCGGTACGGGCTACCGTTCCGCTGCCACTCGAGGCGGCGGTGCTGCGCGCGCTCGAGCGCGTTCCGGCGGACCGATTCGCCAGCGTCTCGGATTTCGCGGCTGCGCTGCGCAGCTCCACTGCTTCACACGCGACAACACCACGACGTGCGACGCTCGGCTGGCGCGGGGTGATCGCGGCGCTGCTCATCGTCGCGGTGGCCGCCGCGAGTCTGTTGGTCGCGCGAGGACTGCGCACGACGCACACGCCGAGCCCTGAGGCGCAAGCGGCCTATCGACGCGGGATGCAGAGCTACGCGAAACGCACGCCGATCGGCGCGAGCGACGCCGTAGCATCGTTCAACGCCGCCATCGGCCTGGATTCGACGTATGGCGAGGCGTGGGCCGCGCTCGCGAAGGCCTACATTCAGGCGTATAGCCGCGGCTTCGTCCTTCCAGGCGTAACACGCGACGGGATTCCGCGCTTAGCGCTCTCCGCGCTCGATCATTCAATCGACGCGGATCCGCGGAACGCGGACCTGTGGGTCGCGAAGGGCATCGTCCTCCGGGAAATCGACCCCACCAATCCGGCGCCGATGCTCCGTTCGTTTCAGCAAGCCGTAAAAATGGACTCGACGTTGGCGCAAGCGTGGCAGCGGCTCGGCGGCGCTCTCATGGAAATGGGGCGGTCCGATGACGCGCTCGCGGCGTTCAGGAGATCCGTCGCCGTCGACCCCGGCTACACGGAGGGCGTGTCATTCATGGCGCTCGCGCACTACTGGCGGCGACAATACGACAGCGCCTCGCACTGGGCCGACAGCGCGGTCAACGTCGACGGCAGCTACCTGCTCGCGCGACAGGCAGAAGGCTACATCGCGGTCGAACGAGGCGAATTCGCGCACGGTGCGGCGGCCTTCGAGGCCGCGAAGCTCGTCACCACCGACATCGAGCGCGCGCACGCGTTCGCGGAACAAGCACTGGTCTCGGCGCGCGCCGGCCGGCGCCCCGAGGCGCGCCGGTTGTTGATTCAGGCAGAGTCGATCGCGACGACGTTCTCACCGACCGTGGCGCACACGGCGATCTACCTGTCACAACCGTACGCCGCGCTTGGAGACAGGGATCGCGCCATCAAGTGGCTCAAGCGCTACGCGCGGCCGGCGGACGCCCACTTCCAAATGCACATGCGGTGCGATCCGCCGTTCGATCCGCTCGCGAACGATCCGAGGTTCCGGGCGCTGTTGGTTTCTCCGAGGCCGACGCACGGCTGTTGA
- a CDS encoding alpha-amylase/4-alpha-glucanotransferase domain-containing protein, giving the protein MSEKRPVRFVFGLHLHQPVGNFDHVFEAHAADVYRPLVKQLARHELRPVLLHISGPLIEWLEQHDHALLDDIARLVADQAIEPLLGGMYEPILASLPRRDRVEQIAWHRESLTRLFGVDPTGLWLTERVWEPDLPADLAEAGVEYVLVDDRHFLISGYDRDELHVPFRTEADGRAVSVLAIDERLRYSIPFQDPSATADLLRSLRDSGAPLAVYADDGEKFGGWPGTKDLVYGRGWFDRFCDMIGRLRDEGVVEMASGRHAVRDVPSRGPVYLPTASYKEMEGWSLPAEASRRLTALERDLGGQRMAGPDGALVRGAHWRNFLAKYTEANRLHKKMVALSALSRQRGDPLEARRAVGRAQCNDAYWHGVFGGLYLPHLRGALWRQLAIAEGMLRSGERLDAEMFDLDQDGADEVWVHSSSFSAIVAPARGGAIVEYSHFPLGINYADVLTRRREAYHLPPLNEHQSEHSAGSVASIHDLESGFGLSAPPPVDLDDRAIGVARVLAAGLTQESYSAARFAPVASWARARCDTDIVSSGECLEVRCRAPGFSVTWSFTPNGRIQAAWAWDGSSFGDGDRFAPEMTFASTVPVNAPSALAIWRDSVETYAKSERGLERVRQGESVTPLFDARTGGATLALFARE; this is encoded by the coding sequence ATGAGCGAGAAACGCCCGGTGCGTTTCGTGTTCGGCCTGCACCTCCACCAGCCCGTGGGAAATTTCGACCACGTCTTCGAGGCCCACGCCGCCGACGTTTATCGTCCGCTCGTCAAACAGCTCGCGCGGCACGAGCTCCGACCGGTGCTGCTCCACATCTCCGGCCCGCTCATCGAGTGGCTCGAGCAGCACGACCACGCGCTGCTCGACGACATCGCCCGCCTCGTCGCCGACCAAGCGATCGAGCCGCTGCTCGGCGGCATGTACGAACCGATCCTCGCGTCGCTCCCGCGACGCGACCGCGTCGAGCAGATCGCGTGGCACCGTGAGTCTCTCACACGACTGTTCGGTGTCGATCCGACGGGCCTCTGGCTGACCGAGCGCGTCTGGGAGCCCGACTTGCCGGCCGATCTCGCCGAAGCGGGCGTCGAGTACGTGCTCGTCGACGACCGGCATTTTCTGATCAGCGGCTACGATCGCGACGAATTGCACGTGCCCTTCCGCACGGAAGCCGACGGCCGCGCGGTGTCGGTGCTCGCCATCGACGAGCGGCTGCGCTACTCCATTCCCTTCCAGGACCCGAGCGCCACCGCCGATCTGCTTCGATCGCTCCGCGACTCCGGCGCGCCACTCGCCGTGTATGCGGACGACGGCGAGAAGTTCGGCGGCTGGCCGGGCACGAAGGACCTCGTGTACGGGCGCGGATGGTTCGATCGGTTCTGCGACATGATCGGCAGGCTGCGGGACGAAGGCGTCGTGGAGATGGCGAGCGGCCGACACGCGGTGCGCGACGTGCCGTCGCGTGGGCCCGTGTACCTGCCGACGGCGTCGTACAAGGAGATGGAAGGCTGGTCGTTGCCAGCCGAGGCCTCGCGGAGGCTCACGGCGCTCGAGCGCGACCTTGGCGGTCAGCGCATGGCGGGGCCCGACGGAGCGCTGGTTCGCGGCGCGCACTGGCGCAACTTTCTCGCGAAGTACACGGAAGCGAATCGGCTGCACAAGAAAATGGTCGCGTTGAGTGCCTTGAGCAGACAGCGCGGCGATCCGCTGGAGGCGCGACGCGCCGTGGGGCGAGCGCAGTGCAACGACGCGTACTGGCACGGCGTGTTCGGTGGTTTGTATCTGCCGCATCTTCGCGGTGCGTTGTGGCGCCAGCTCGCGATCGCGGAAGGAATGCTGCGCAGCGGCGAGCGATTGGACGCCGAAATGTTCGACCTCGACCAGGACGGCGCTGACGAGGTTTGGGTCCACAGCTCGTCTTTCTCGGCGATCGTCGCGCCGGCGCGAGGCGGCGCGATCGTCGAATACTCTCACTTTCCTCTCGGCATCAACTACGCGGACGTGCTCACGCGGCGTCGCGAGGCGTATCATCTGCCGCCGCTGAACGAGCACCAATCAGAGCACTCAGCTGGATCGGTAGCGAGCATTCACGATCTGGAGTCGGGGTTCGGACTCTCAGCGCCTCCGCCGGTGGATCTCGACGATCGGGCGATCGGCGTCGCTCGCGTTCTGGCTGCTGGGCTTACACAGGAGAGCTACTCGGCCGCGCGATTCGCCCCGGTTGCGTCGTGGGCGCGCGCGCGGTGCGACACGGACATCGTCTCGAGTGGTGAGTGTCTCGAGGTTCGGTGTCGAGCTCCCGGGTTCTCGGTCACGTGGTCGTTCACGCCGAATGGCAGAATTCAGGCGGCGTGGGCTTGGGATGGGTCATCGTTCGGCGACGGCGATCGCTTCGCGCCGGAAATGACGTTTGCGTCGACCGTGCCCGTGAATGCGCCGAGCGCTTTGGCGATCTGGCGAGATTCAGTCGAGACGTACGCCAAATCGGAGCGCGGGTTGGAGCGGGTGCGTCAGGGCGAGAGCGTTACGCCGCTCTTCGATGCGAGAACGGGCGGAGCGACGCTGGCCTTGTTCGCACGCGAGTGA
- a CDS encoding 1,4-alpha-glucan branching protein domain-containing protein: protein MISARRSGSLDFVLVLHMHVPHVMRHGRWPHGSDWLMEAIVDSYLPLIDVVERLAREGVDTPLTVNVTPIVATQLADPRLPAEVRRFLAQRLEACDADEQDLDARGDSELANVVRHWRSWFSARAAQFEAIGENIIGALARLQRAGRIELMSSGATHGFLPLLARDESIRLQLLVGRSEHERFFGRAPAGCWMPECAYRPSGFWSPLPDVAPRTRAGIETYLEEAGYRFTVIDSHLASAGQPLDAYGGRRSSREFRPSIDRSPYGNYSIGAGKNAVRALVRDPVTTRQVWSRDGGYPGAAPYLEFHKMRFPGGLQLWSVSGAGVSLGDKQTYSAAAAAEAARFHAGHFAHVLDTVARESCSVDGVLVAPFDAELFGHWWFEGPEFLGAMYRALRDRPSIRPVTASDHIDSTSATPLELPAGSWGRDGDFGFWLNDATAGMWRRMWALEDRFWNVAPEALAREDTRVVLAQAARSLLLAQSSDWEFMISAGEVADYGETRFSMHASDAESLVEALEHGEGFEAVGRLLDVLSERDAIFPNVLDSVAQVLESHAVAV, encoded by the coding sequence GTGATCTCCGCTCGAAGAAGTGGCAGCCTCGACTTCGTGCTCGTGCTTCACATGCACGTGCCGCACGTCATGAGGCACGGCCGCTGGCCGCACGGCAGCGACTGGCTCATGGAAGCGATCGTCGACTCGTACCTCCCGCTGATCGACGTCGTCGAGCGGCTGGCGCGAGAGGGCGTCGATACGCCGCTCACCGTGAACGTCACGCCGATCGTCGCGACGCAGCTGGCGGATCCGCGGCTCCCCGCGGAGGTGCGACGATTTCTGGCGCAGCGCCTGGAGGCGTGCGACGCCGACGAGCAGGATCTCGACGCGCGAGGCGACTCCGAGCTGGCAAACGTGGTGCGCCACTGGCGCTCGTGGTTTTCCGCGCGCGCGGCACAGTTCGAAGCGATCGGCGAGAACATCATCGGCGCGCTTGCGCGCCTGCAACGAGCCGGACGCATCGAGCTCATGAGCTCCGGTGCGACGCACGGATTTCTCCCGTTGCTCGCGCGCGACGAGAGCATCCGTCTTCAACTACTCGTCGGACGGAGCGAGCACGAGCGCTTCTTCGGCCGAGCGCCGGCCGGATGCTGGATGCCGGAGTGCGCCTACCGGCCGTCAGGATTCTGGTCGCCGCTTCCCGATGTTGCGCCGCGCACACGCGCGGGGATCGAGACGTACCTCGAAGAAGCCGGGTATCGTTTCACCGTCATAGACTCGCACTTGGCGAGCGCGGGCCAGCCCCTCGACGCGTACGGCGGTCGCCGGTCGTCACGCGAATTTCGCCCGAGCATCGATCGGTCCCCGTACGGCAACTACTCGATCGGCGCCGGCAAGAATGCGGTTCGCGCGCTCGTCCGCGATCCCGTCACGACTCGGCAGGTCTGGAGTCGCGACGGCGGATACCCCGGCGCCGCGCCGTATCTCGAGTTTCACAAGATGCGCTTTCCCGGCGGCCTGCAGCTCTGGTCGGTGAGCGGTGCCGGCGTGTCGCTGGGCGACAAGCAGACATACAGCGCCGCCGCCGCGGCCGAAGCGGCTCGCTTTCACGCCGGCCATTTCGCCCACGTCCTCGACACGGTCGCGCGTGAGAGCTGTTCCGTCGACGGCGTGCTCGTGGCGCCATTCGACGCCGAATTGTTCGGGCATTGGTGGTTCGAGGGACCGGAGTTCCTCGGCGCGATGTATCGCGCGCTCCGCGATCGGCCGTCGATTCGTCCTGTGACCGCGTCCGATCACATCGATTCGACGAGCGCCACGCCGCTCGAGCTTCCGGCCGGCTCGTGGGGGCGCGACGGCGACTTCGGCTTCTGGCTCAACGACGCGACGGCCGGAATGTGGCGGCGCATGTGGGCATTGGAAGACCGTTTCTGGAACGTCGCGCCGGAGGCCCTCGCGCGCGAAGACACGCGCGTCGTATTGGCACAGGCCGCCCGATCTCTTCTCCTCGCGCAGTCGTCGGACTGGGAATTCATGATCTCGGCCGGCGAGGTTGCCGACTACGGCGAGACTCGCTTCTCGATGCATGCGAGCGACGCCGAGTCGCTGGTCGAAGCACTGGAGCACGGAGAGGGGTTCGAGGCCGTCGGACGTCTCCTCGACGTGCTGTCCGAGCGTGATGCCATATTTCCCAACGTGCTCGACTCGGTCGCGCAGGTGCTCGAATCGCACGCGGTGGCTGTGTAG
- a CDS encoding glycogen/starch synthase, whose protein sequence is MSVPPAWPIAVHEVSTVVHLTAEYWPYARTGGLGEAVAGLAMAQSRAGQRVIVYVPLYRSIRERHVELVPVGAAFTVEIGSQQERVEVLRDPSTRFGPEVRFVDAPSYFDRPGLYGDEQGDYADNDQRFALFCLAALTDAATLDSRVSVIHAHDWHAALAPVFLRADPRFSELASSASAVVSVHNAAFQGQFERSALEEMHSLRELRETGGLEAFGRLNLLKGALTLADFVVTVSPTHAFDLTSELGGFGLHDAFRALGDRLVGITNGIDQRLWNPVNDPFIAAAYSAADLSGKAICKSALQIEYGLHEDDRIPLFAMSARLTEQKGFDIVLASDFVRSSNAQFVFLGTGERRYQDALRQLARERPTHVAAQFDFTDEREHKLLAGADFLLMPSLFEPCGLTQMRAQRYGVLVVARRVGGLSDTVDPDVGFIFDEYDPAQLSDALTQAEHAFQDEEMMTAMRQRAMARDFGWPAVVPAYDAVYNRAAGHSEVW, encoded by the coding sequence GTGTCCGTGCCTCCGGCATGGCCGATCGCCGTCCATGAGGTATCGACCGTCGTCCATCTCACGGCCGAGTATTGGCCATATGCGAGAACGGGCGGGCTCGGCGAGGCGGTGGCGGGCTTGGCAATGGCGCAGTCGCGCGCCGGCCAGCGCGTCATCGTCTACGTGCCGCTCTACCGCTCGATCCGGGAACGCCACGTCGAGCTGGTACCGGTCGGCGCCGCGTTTACCGTCGAGATCGGATCGCAGCAGGAGCGAGTCGAGGTCCTGCGCGATCCGTCGACGCGCTTCGGGCCGGAAGTCCGTTTCGTCGACGCACCCTCCTACTTCGATCGGCCCGGATTGTACGGCGACGAGCAGGGCGACTACGCCGACAACGACCAACGATTCGCGCTCTTCTGTCTTGCCGCGTTGACGGACGCCGCGACCCTGGATTCGCGGGTGAGTGTGATCCACGCACACGACTGGCACGCCGCGCTGGCTCCCGTATTTCTGCGAGCCGATCCGCGCTTCTCGGAATTGGCGAGCTCGGCGTCCGCGGTCGTCTCCGTGCATAATGCGGCCTTCCAGGGCCAGTTCGAACGCTCGGCGCTCGAGGAGATGCACTCCCTACGCGAGCTGCGAGAGACCGGCGGGCTCGAGGCGTTCGGGAGACTGAATCTCCTCAAAGGTGCGCTGACGCTTGCCGACTTCGTCGTCACTGTCAGCCCCACACACGCGTTCGATTTGACGTCCGAGCTCGGCGGATTCGGCCTGCACGACGCCTTTCGCGCGCTCGGCGACCGGCTCGTCGGCATCACGAATGGGATCGACCAGCGGCTCTGGAATCCGGTCAACGATCCGTTCATCGCGGCGGCGTACTCGGCCGCCGACCTGAGCGGAAAGGCGATTTGCAAATCCGCGCTGCAGATTGAATACGGCCTGCACGAGGACGACAGGATTCCTCTCTTCGCGATGTCGGCCCGGCTCACCGAGCAGAAAGGCTTCGACATCGTTCTCGCCAGCGACTTCGTCCGTTCGTCCAACGCCCAGTTCGTTTTCCTCGGCACCGGCGAGCGGCGCTATCAGGACGCGCTGCGGCAGCTGGCGCGCGAGCGTCCCACGCATGTCGCGGCGCAGTTCGACTTCACCGACGAGCGCGAGCACAAGCTGCTCGCCGGGGCCGACTTCCTACTGATGCCGTCGCTGTTCGAGCCCTGCGGTCTCACGCAGATGCGCGCGCAGCGGTACGGCGTGTTGGTCGTCGCGCGGCGGGTAGGCGGCCTGAGCGATACCGTCGACCCGGACGTCGGCTTCATCTTCGACGAATACGATCCAGCGCAATTGAGCGACGCGTTGACGCAAGCCGAGCATGCGTTCCAGGACGAAGAGATGATGACGGCCATGCGGCAACGCGCCATGGCTCGTGACTTCGGGTGGCCGGCCGTCGTTCCGGCCTACGACGCGGTGTACAATCGCGCCGCGGGCCACAGCGAGGTCTGGTGA
- a CDS encoding DUF3536 domain-containing protein, translated as MADAIVHCHFYQPPREDPWLDVVEAEPSAAPFHDWNARITHQCYEPFGAARLLDAAGHVVRRINLYEWVSFDVGTTLARWLELNATDTYEAILAADRASAARLGHGNAIAAPYHHVILPLASPRDRATEIRWGIDDFRRRFQREPEGFWLPETAVDEQTLVALAEAGIKFTILAPHQVEHVPPGGAPLKFSAGGGRTIALFIYDGGLSHDVAFGRVLDDGTELARRLGPDRASVANKGAGASLRAIALDGETFGHHKQFAEMALARAVSELTTRGDVCIENFGSALARNAATAAGEAILVEESSWSCSHGVERWRSNCSCGMDAKPSHEWRRPLRSALNWLARQLDDRYAEQAALLGGVGGDPWKIRDGYGAVAALSLDERRAYVESIADKANIDGAVSLFDGVRARLGMFGSCAWFFDRATGHETELMLRLAAFAIGAIAGDDSALEREFIERLAFAKDGMPGGGDAATVYRTRVMPLREGGAHAR; from the coding sequence ATGGCCGACGCCATCGTCCATTGTCACTTCTATCAGCCGCCGCGCGAGGATCCCTGGCTCGACGTGGTTGAGGCGGAGCCGTCGGCCGCTCCCTTTCATGATTGGAACGCACGAATCACGCATCAGTGTTACGAGCCGTTCGGCGCGGCGCGGCTGCTCGACGCGGCCGGCCACGTCGTTCGCCGGATCAATCTGTACGAGTGGGTGAGCTTCGACGTCGGCACGACGCTGGCTCGTTGGCTGGAGCTGAACGCGACCGACACGTACGAAGCAATTCTCGCCGCGGATCGCGCGTCCGCGGCGCGCCTCGGGCACGGCAACGCCATCGCGGCGCCGTATCACCACGTGATTCTTCCGTTGGCGTCGCCACGCGACCGCGCGACCGAGATTCGCTGGGGCATCGACGATTTTCGCCGACGCTTCCAACGCGAACCGGAAGGATTCTGGCTGCCGGAAACGGCCGTGGACGAACAGACGCTCGTCGCGCTCGCCGAAGCGGGGATCAAGTTCACCATTCTGGCGCCGCACCAAGTGGAGCACGTTCCCCCCGGCGGCGCGCCGCTCAAGTTCTCGGCGGGCGGCGGGCGGACGATCGCGCTCTTCATATATGATGGCGGCCTCTCGCACGACGTCGCGTTCGGGCGCGTGCTCGACGACGGAACAGAGCTCGCCCGCCGACTCGGCCCGGACCGCGCGAGCGTCGCCAACAAGGGAGCCGGCGCATCGCTGCGAGCCATCGCGCTCGACGGCGAGACCTTCGGCCATCACAAGCAGTTCGCCGAGATGGCCCTCGCGCGCGCCGTGTCCGAGTTGACGACGCGGGGCGACGTTTGCATCGAGAACTTCGGATCCGCCCTCGCGCGCAACGCGGCGACGGCGGCGGGCGAAGCCATACTCGTCGAGGAATCGTCGTGGAGCTGCTCGCACGGCGTCGAGCGCTGGCGATCCAATTGTTCGTGCGGCATGGACGCCAAGCCATCGCACGAGTGGCGCCGTCCGCTGCGGTCGGCGTTGAACTGGCTGGCGCGCCAGCTCGACGACCGCTACGCCGAACAGGCCGCGCTGCTCGGGGGGGTGGGGGGCGATCCGTGGAAGATTCGCGACGGCTATGGCGCCGTCGCCGCGCTCTCGCTCGACGAGCGCCGCGCGTACGTGGAGTCGATAGCCGACAAGGCCAACATCGACGGGGCGGTGTCTCTCTTCGACGGTGTTCGTGCGCGCCTGGGAATGTTCGGCTCGTGCGCCTGGTTCTTCGACCGCGCCACCGGCCACGAGACGGAGTTGATGCTCCGCCTCGCCGCCTTCGCCATCGGCGCGATCGCCGGTGACGATTCCGCGCTCGAGCGCGAATTCATCGAGCGGCTCGCGTTCGCGAAAGACGGCATGCCCGGCGGCGGCGACGCCGCAACTGTCTATCGCACGCGTGTCATGCCGCTTCGTGAAGGCGGAGCGCACGCTCGATGA